AGGCCACGGTCCAGCACGTGCTGGACATGGCCCTCCATCTGGACTACAGCGAGGACTACCTGGACCCGTCCTCGGAGGTACAGACCCACGACCGCTCCGCGGGCTGGCGCACGCGCACGGAAGGCGACCCCCAAGACACCTACGCGTTCCTCACCACCCTCACAGGCAATGGGACAGTGGGCGAATTCCAGTATTGTTCGGCCAACACGGACGTGCTGGCGTGGATTATCGAACGGGTCACTGGGCTCCGCTACCCGGACGCCTTGTCCAAGTACCTATGGTCCAAGCTCGGGGCTGATCTGGACGCCAGCATCACCGTGGACTCCAGCGGCTTCGGCTTCGCCAATGGCGGCGTCTCCTGTACAGCCCGCGACCTCGCACGGGTGGGCCAGCTCATGCTCGACGGCGGCATGGCCCCCGGCGGCCGGGTGGTGTCCGAGAGGTGGGTCAGCAGCATACTTGCGGGCGGGGACCCAAGCGCAATGCCCGAATCATCGTTCACAGCCCTCTACTCCTCGGGCTCCTACACCAGGCAGTGGTGGTGCACCGGCAATGAGCGCGGCAACGTCACCGGCATAGGTATCTACGGGCAATACCTCTGGCTGGACCCCTCCACCCATTCGGTGATCGTCAAGCTTTCCACGTGGCCGGAGCCGGACAGCGATCATCTCCACGAGCTACAGAACCGATTGCTCCTTGATGTTAGCCGCGCCTTAGACGCACTCACCACAGAAACCGAAAGCAAGGAAACCGCAGCGTGACCACACAGCTTTACACCAACGCCCGCATCTTCACCTCCGATACCCGCCGTTGGGCCGACGCCATGCTGGTCCAAGGGGAACGAATCCTCTACGTGGGTGACGCCGGCACGGCCGCGCGCCTCCGGCCACAAGCCGCCGTCACCGATCTCCAGGGTCGACTGGTCCTGCCCGGCTTCGTGGACGGGCATGCCCACGTCATCGGCACCGGCGAAGCCTTGGGGCAAGTCAGTTTGTGGGGCGCCAGGTCTGTCGAAGAAATTCAGCAGCGGATCATCGAGCGCAACGCTGAACCCTCCCATGCCAGCCGCATCCTGGCCACCGGTTGGCTGCACGGGGCCATCCCGGACGGCGTTCCGGACGCCGGGATGCTCGACGCCGC
This Paenarthrobacter sp. GOM3 DNA region includes the following protein-coding sequences:
- a CDS encoding serine hydrolase domain-containing protein, which gives rise to MTNTGSHPARYTDAEGQPTLDNWQEGPHNRWTFAHLGELIPTATIARRFPAAPATAAERLDTLELPDLEERLEATYTDAFLVLQGGQVIAEYYRAGYSPDHLHLIMSVSKSLCGLVLGALIDTGTVDPSAPVLDYIPELAASAYKEATVQHVLDMALHLDYSEDYLDPSSEVQTHDRSAGWRTRTEGDPQDTYAFLTTLTGNGTVGEFQYCSANTDVLAWIIERVTGLRYPDALSKYLWSKLGADLDASITVDSSGFGFANGGVSCTARDLARVGQLMLDGGMAPGGRVVSERWVSSILAGGDPSAMPESSFTALYSSGSYTRQWWCTGNERGNVTGIGIYGQYLWLDPSTHSVIVKLSTWPEPDSDHLHELQNRLLLDVSRALDALTTETESKETAA